The region TTCTCAATTTTTATTTGAATCCATCATACTTGCTTTGTTTGGGGGCCTATTTGGACTGCTCTTTGTCTGGATAGCCACTGTAATTGCAAACACCTTTGTAGAAGATTTCACCTTTATATTATCCTCTTCAAACGTGATTCTTGGAACTAGCGTGAGTGCCATAATCGGCCTTCTTGCCGGGATCATTCCTGCTATTATCGCTGCTAGACTCGATCCAGTAGAGGCTATAAGAACTGGGATGTAGAATTTAGACAGCTTCAAAATACGCAGCATATTCCTTTTACCTTTTACTAATATGCATAGCTCTTGTTCCTTTCCTTGGCAATAAGAAGAAAATGATTATATTTCAAATTGAGTCATCTGACAACAGAAAACAACACATCAAATTACTGCTATTTTAGTTGAATTCTGATTCATAATTCTAAAATTAAAGACAGCTTTTAGAGTACAGTTTTAGAGAATAAATAAGTCCATTTTAAATTAAAAAACAACTTGATATTCAAATAACTAAAAGGCTATCTTTGCAAAAAATTACATACGATGAGTAAAGGTAACGAAGGATCAAAAGGTAAAGGTAGCGGCCGCCGTGATGGCAAAAGCGCTGGTGCTTCAAAAAACAATGACAGACGCAATGAAAAATCATTTGACAACAAAGGAAAATCTCCTTCTCGCAACAACGATTCTAATGAACGTCCTAATACTCGTGGTGGTAAAAATCAGGTAGTTGGAACTTCTCGTTCTGGTAAAGCTGTTACCAAAAAAGAATACATAGACCGTAAAAAGTCAGAAAGCTTCACCAAAAGAAAAACAGACAAAGCAGGGACTAGGCTTAACAAGTACATCGCAAACTCTGGCCTTTGTAGCCGTCGCGATGCAGACATCTATATACAGGCGGGTAGTGTAAGTGTTAATGGCAAACCTGTTATAGAAATGGGCTACCAAGTAATGCCTGGTGACGAAGTACGTTTTGACGACAGGCCTATACAACCTACTAAAAAAGAATATTTTATTCTTAATAAGCCTAAAGGATTTAATTCCCCACGTAAAGGGGAAGGTTCTACAAGAACGGTCCTGGACCTTATGGAAAACGCTAGTCCAAATCGCCTGCATTTTGTGGGGCGCTTAGGAAGGGCGTCCTTAGGAATTATGTTGTTCACTAGTGATCTTGAATTAGCAAACAAACTGAATAACCCTAAACAAAAATTACGCAAAATCTATCAAGTTGCTTTAGACCGCAGCTTTAAACACGAAGATTTAATGAAATTGCGTAATGGAATTTTACTGGATCGTGAAGAAGTAGAGATTAAAGAAATCAACTACGTTGAGAACGGTAAAAATAACGAGGTAGGAATTGAAATCCACAGTGGTAAAGATAACATCGTGCAACGTGTCTTTGAATCTGTAGGATATGAAATAAAAGTACTTGACAGAGTGGTGTTGGGTGGGCTTACTAAAAAAGATCTGCCACGTGGTCATTACCGCAAGCTAACTGATCAAGAGGTGATTAATCTGAAAATGATTCAGTAAAAAATTAACACCTCATTAACAAATACTGATTTACATTAGAGCAATTTTGTTAGTAAGGCAACGGTGCCTTACTATATAAATTAATCCGTAATTTGAATACAAAATACATAGATCTCATTGATCAGACTTATTACTTCCCGACCGAAGAGTTTGAACTGCAAGATGAGCAACTACGGTTCCACGGTATAGACCTTATGGCTCTCGTTGAACAATATGGTGCGCCATTAAAATTCACTTATCTACCTAAAATTTCAGATAATATAAATCGAGCAAAGGGCTGGTTTGATTCCGCTTTCGCGAAAGCAGACTACAAAGCAAAATACCATTACTGTTATTGCACCAAAAGCTCGCATTTTAAACATGTACTGGATGAAGCCTTATCTAATGATATCCACATTGAGACTTCTAGTGCCTTTGATATCAACATCGTTAACAAGTTAAGGGAAGAAGGCAAAATCCAAAAAGACACTTTTGTTATTTGTAATGGTTTTAAACGAGACCTATACATTCAAAACATTGCAGAGTTAATTGATTCAGGACAGAACTGTATTCCTATCATTGATAACTTTGAAGAATTAACGCTATTGACAGATGCCACAAAGAAGAAGTTCCATTGTGGGATACGTATCGCGAGTGAAGAAGAGCCTAAATTTGAATTTTATACCAGTAGGCTGGGAATAGGTTATAAGAATATTCTTAATTTCTATAAAACTCAAATTGAATCTAACGATCAAGTACAACTCAAAATGTTGCACTTTTTTATCAATACTGGCATCAGGGATAATGCGTATTACTGGAACGAGTTACACAAATGCCTTAAAGTTTATATCAGCCTTAAAAAGATATGTCCTTCTCTGGACAGTTTAAATATAGGTGGTGGCTTCCCTATCAAAAATTCCTTAGTTTTTGATTTTGACTACGAGTATATCATCGATGAAATCGTAGCTCAAATCAAACAAGTTTGCGATGAAGCCGGTGTTGATGTGCCCCATATTTTTACAGAATTTGGCTCCTTCACCGTTGGAGAAAGCGGTGGGGCTATTTACAAAGTCTTGTACCAAAAACAACAAAATGATCGTGAGAAATGGAACATGATCAACAGCTCCTTTATCACTACTTTACCAGACTCATGGGCGATTAACAAGCGTTTTATTATGCTTGCACTTAACCGCTGGAGTGAGGAATACGAGCGCGTTTTACTAGGCGGACTAACCTGTGACAGTGATGATTACTATAACAGCGAGCAAAATGTGAACGCTATTTACTTGCCTAAATACCATAAAGATAAACCTTTATATATAGGGTTTTTTAATACAGGAGCTTATCAAGAAAGTATAGGTGGTTTTGGAGGTATACAGCACTGCCTGATCCCCGCACCAAAACATATTTTGATCGATCGCGACGAAGACGGAAAAATTCAAACCCGAGTTTTTAAAGAAGAACAGACCTCAGAGCAAATGCTGGGTATTTTAGGATATTAGGAACTCGAACTTGAACTTGAACTCGAACTCGAAATTGAAATTGAAATTGAAACAATTGAAAAACTCTTTCCCTTGAAGGAAGGTTGGGATGGGTATTTCAAGCAGGAACTTAAAATGCATGTCAAAAACAATATATAAATCTCTGGTCGTGCGCAGTCGAGACCTAATTAACCAAAAAATCACTTAAATTTAAAATCAACTTTTAACTTCACCACATGAGCAATTCAAACTATGCAGGAATCCCAGATGAATATGCTGGATTAGATAATGCATCTATTGTTTTAATTCCAGTTCCTTACGATGGAACCAGTACCTGGCAAAAAGGAGCCGACAAAGGCCCTCAGGCTTTTTTAGACGCCAGTGCTAATATGGAATTATATGATATTGAAACCGATACAGAAGTGTACCATCACGGCATTTTTCTAGCAGATGCTGTTACAGAAAACAGCTCTCCAGAAGCTATGGTAGCTGCCGTTCACGCTACTACCAAAAAGTACATCAAAAAAAATAAATTTGTTACTCTTTTCGGTGGAGAACACTCCGTTTCCATAGGAAGTATACGCGCATTTAATGAAATGTATGAGAATTTAAGCATCCTTCAAATCGATGCTCATGCAGACTTGAGAAAAGAATATGAGGGCAGTAATTGCAATCACGCTTGTGCTGTATACGAGGCAAGTCAGACAGCAAACCTAGTTCAAGTAGGAATCAGATCTATGGACAGTATAGAAGTAGGTGTTAATGATGATGAAAAGGTTTTCTACCGTCACGAAATGATCCAAGACGACTACTGGTCAGAAAAAGCTGCAGAAGCACTAACCGAAAATGTTTTTATCACCATAGATCTGGATGCTTTTGACCCGTCTATATGTCCATCTACTGGAACACCAGAGCCTGGAGGAATGTTCTGGTACGAGACCCTAGATTTCTTGAAAATGGTCTTTGCAGAGAAGAACGTGGTAGGATTTGATATCGTAGAATTATGCCCTAATCCATCCGAGAAATCGTCTG is a window of Nonlabens sp. MB-3u-79 DNA encoding:
- a CDS encoding pseudouridine synthase; protein product: MSKGNEGSKGKGSGRRDGKSAGASKNNDRRNEKSFDNKGKSPSRNNDSNERPNTRGGKNQVVGTSRSGKAVTKKEYIDRKKSESFTKRKTDKAGTRLNKYIANSGLCSRRDADIYIQAGSVSVNGKPVIEMGYQVMPGDEVRFDDRPIQPTKKEYFILNKPKGFNSPRKGEGSTRTVLDLMENASPNRLHFVGRLGRASLGIMLFTSDLELANKLNNPKQKLRKIYQVALDRSFKHEDLMKLRNGILLDREEVEIKEINYVENGKNNEVGIEIHSGKDNIVQRVFESVGYEIKVLDRVVLGGLTKKDLPRGHYRKLTDQEVINLKMIQ
- a CDS encoding arginine decarboxylase, yielding MNTKYIDLIDQTYYFPTEEFELQDEQLRFHGIDLMALVEQYGAPLKFTYLPKISDNINRAKGWFDSAFAKADYKAKYHYCYCTKSSHFKHVLDEALSNDIHIETSSAFDINIVNKLREEGKIQKDTFVICNGFKRDLYIQNIAELIDSGQNCIPIIDNFEELTLLTDATKKKFHCGIRIASEEEPKFEFYTSRLGIGYKNILNFYKTQIESNDQVQLKMLHFFINTGIRDNAYYWNELHKCLKVYISLKKICPSLDSLNIGGGFPIKNSLVFDFDYEYIIDEIVAQIKQVCDEAGVDVPHIFTEFGSFTVGESGGAIYKVLYQKQQNDREKWNMINSSFITTLPDSWAINKRFIMLALNRWSEEYERVLLGGLTCDSDDYYNSEQNVNAIYLPKYHKDKPLYIGFFNTGAYQESIGGFGGIQHCLIPAPKHILIDRDEDGKIQTRVFKEEQTSEQMLGILGY
- the speB gene encoding agmatinase, with translation MSNSNYAGIPDEYAGLDNASIVLIPVPYDGTSTWQKGADKGPQAFLDASANMELYDIETDTEVYHHGIFLADAVTENSSPEAMVAAVHATTKKYIKKNKFVTLFGGEHSVSIGSIRAFNEMYENLSILQIDAHADLRKEYEGSNCNHACAVYEASQTANLVQVGIRSMDSIEVGVNDDEKVFYRHEMIQDDYWSEKAAEALTENVFITIDLDAFDPSICPSTGTPEPGGMFWYETLDFLKMVFAEKNVVGFDIVELCPNPSEKSSDFLAAKLYYKMLSYKFKDIALAGENGHDSNNTFAKAGLKKMKNIED